TCTCAATTACTCAACTACTTTTTTAAGATATTTTTCTCCGAATGCATGCGGAAGAAGTTCTTTCATTTTAAGTGACTTTGTTTTGCCGTTATTGTTTGAAAGAATCACGTCAATGTTTCCCGCTAAATCCATAATCACCTGGCGACACGCGCCGCAGGGAGATATGAATTCTTTTTGGTCAGTGGAGATTGCAATGGCAGAAAATTTTTTTTCTCCTTCAGAAATCGCTTTGAAGAGAGCAGTTCGTTCCGCGCAAATTGTAAGAGAATAAGAACTATTTTCGACATTCGTTCCGGAGAATATTTTTCCGCTTTTTGTGAGAACTGCAGCTCCGACACGAAAATGCGAATACGGCGAATGAGAAAACTGCTTTGCGCTCTTCGCTTCTTCCGTAAGTTGTTTGTAATTATTTTTCATATTAACGGCGAAAAATATAGCGAAAAGTTTGGAGTAATTTTTACTTACAAATGAACTTCATAAATAAAAAATTCCTCAAAGAGAAGTTTCTTTGCGAAGACGAGATTTGTGTTGAAATTATTTTTGTGAAAGAATGAACAGATTTTTTCTGTATCAACATCGGAAGAAATAATGAAAAATATTTTCCCGTTTTCGTTCAAATATTTGTTTGATTCACTCGCAAAACGTTGAATCGTATAAAAATTTTCTCCTGCATTCCAAGCATGTTGCGCAACTGTAAATACTTCTCGTGGATAAAACGGCGGATTAAAAAAAATGTAATCGAATTTGGTTGAATGTGAAATCGGGGAAAAAAGATTTCCGACATTGAAGGAAATATTTTTTTCAACTTTGTTTCTACTTGCATTTTCTTTTGCACAGTTAATGGCATTTTCATTAATATCTATTGCAGTTACCATTGCTTCTTTCGACGCGGAAACGATTCCAATAATTCCCGAACCTGTTCCCATATCAAGAACAGTTTTGTATTTTAAATCAAGTTGGGAAATAAACGTTGCAAAAATTTTACTGCTGAATGAAAATTTTGGATGAAAAACGGAAGGGAATATTGTAAAAGAAAACCCAAGAAGTGATGTTGTCGTGTTAAATTTAAAATAATGTTTCAGCCAACCATAGTACAGAAAAAACCAAATAACGTGGCGAAAAAGTTGTTTCAATTTCAAATGTAAAACCTAAAATATTTACAGCCAATCTTTTTTTCTGAAATACAGAAGCATCATTCCGCCGATACTCAGCATCACACTTAAAACAGTAATGTATCCCCATTGCCATTCGAGTTCCGGCATAAATTTGAAATTCATACCGTACACACCAGCAATAAACGAAAGCGGCATAAAAATCGTTGTAATTATTGTGAGAACCTTCATTACTGCATTCATTTTATTGTTGATACTCGAAAGATAAATGTCCAACATACCAGTTAAAATTTCTCGGAATGATTCTATGCTTTCCACAACACGAATCGTATGGTCATACACATCCCGAAGATATATGCTCGTGGATGTTTTAATGAGAGATGATTCCTCTCGTTGCATATTGTTAATCACTTCACGAAGGGGCCAAATATTTTTCAATAAGTAAATCATATTTCTCCGCAAGCGATGGATCGTGCTTAGGGTAGTCGGGGTAGGATTTTCCGTTAGTTCTTCTTCGAGAATCTCGATTTGTTCTTCCAATTTTTCGAGAATAATAAAATAATTATCTACGATGATATCGAGTAGAGCATAAACGAGAAAGTCTGCATTCTGTTTTCTAATGATTCCCTTTCCCATACGAATTCTTTCGCGAACCGGATTAAATACGTCTCCTTCAATTCCTTCTTGAAAAGACAACACAAAATTCTTTCCAAGTACGATACTTACTTGTTCAGGTATTATTTCTTTCGAAGTTTCGCTGTATGTCAACATTTTCAGGACGATATATAAATAGTCGTTATAGCTTTCTAATTTCGGTCGCTGCTCGGTGTTGAGTATATCCTCCATCACCAAGGGATGAAGTCCGTACGAATTTCCAAGTTTTTCTAAAACATCAGGACGATTGATTCCATCAATGTTTATCCAGGTAATTGTTGGTTTTTCTTTTAAAGCAATACAGTCAGAAACATTGGTCGTTTCCCTTTCAATGAGGTTTGTTTCATCGTAATCAAAGAGAAAAAATTTCATTTCCTCGCCCTCATTTTCGCCAATGTACACAAGTGAACCTGGGGCAAGTCCGGTTTTCGTTGAAATTCTTTTCTTTCGTCTTGACATAATTTAGTGCAGTTTAGAAAGTGCTTTCCGAAATGCGGCTACAGTTTTTTCTAAATCGCTGTGTGTGTGTGCCGCGGAAAGAAACATTGCTTCAAATTGTGATGGAGGAAGATAAATTCCTTGTTCGAGCATTGCGTTAAAATATTTTGTAAAGGTTTTTGTATCACAAGAAACAGCAGTATGGTAATCGTACACTTCTTGTTCCGTAAAGAAAACAGTAAGCACCGAACCGATATGATTTACTGTAATCGGAATTCCTTTTTCTTTCGCAATTGCTCTAAAATTTTCGGCAAGAAATTTCCCTTTCTTTTCTAACTCTTTGTATAATATTTTTTTCTTTGAAAGAATTCTGAGCAACGTTAACCCCGCACTCATTGCAAGCGGATTTCCAGAAAGTGTTCCTGCTTGATAGACCGGACCAAGCGGCGCAACAAGTTCCATAATTTCTTTTCTTCCTCCGTATGCACCAACCGGTAATCCTCCGCCGATAATTTTTCCGAGTGTTGTCAAATCTGCTTTGATGTTGAAGTATTCCTGCGCACCCCCTTGTGCAAGCCGAAATCCGGTAATTACCTCGTCAAAAATCAAAACGATTTTTTCTTTATCGCACAGAGTACGAAGTTGTTTCAAAAAGTTTTGTTTTGGTAAAAGCACACCCATATTTCCAACAATCGGTTCGACAATGATTGCTGCAACGTCGTTTTTATTTTCGCGAATAAGTTTTTCAACAGATTGAATGTTATTGTATGTTGCATTTAAAGTAAGCGACGCAATTTCAGTCGGAACTCCGGGAGAACTTGGAACACCAAACGTAAGCGCGCCCGAACCTGCTTTCACCAAAAAACTGTCGCCGTGTCCGTGATAACATCCCTCAAATTTTATGATTTTATTTTTCTTTGTGAACGCACGAGCAACCCGAATAGCGCTCATCGTTGCTTCTGTTCCTGAGTTCACCATTCGCACAAGTTCAATCGAAGGAAACATTTTTTTTATTTGTTCCGCCATTTGCATTTCGAGTTCTGTTGGTGCGCCGTAACTTGTACCATTCTTCATCGCCTTGCTGATTGTAGAAAGAACTTCGCGATGCGCGTGTCCCAAAATCATCGGTCCCCACGACATTACGTAATCAATAAATTTATTTCCGTCAGCATCGAAAATATACGCGCCGTTTGCTTTGGAAATAAAGAGAGGATTTCTACCGACAGATTTAAACGCACGAACAGGAGAGTTAACTCCCCCGGGAATATGTTGTTGCGCTTTGGAAAAGAGAAATGTACTTTTTATTGTTTTCATACTTTTTAAAATTATTTTTTGAGCACCTTCGCCGCATCTTTTGCGAAATACGTAAGAATCAAATCTGCTCCGGCACGTTTTATTCCCGTCAACATTTCGAGCATTACGCGTTGCTCATCTATCCAGCCAAGTTGCGCCGCCGCTTTCACCATTGAATATTCTCCGCTGACATTATACGCTGCTGTCGGCATTTGAAATTTGTCTTTCACGCGGCGAATAATATCGAGATATGGCATTGCGGGTTTTACCATCACAATATCTGCGCCTTCTGCAATATCTGCTTCGACTTCGCGTAATGCTTCGTTCGAGTTTGCCGGGTCCATTTGATGACTTCTTCTATCGCCGAATTTCGGAGTTGATTCTGCGGCTTCGCGAAATGGTCCGTAAAATCCCGATGCATATTTCGCCGCGTACGACATTATAGGAATGTTTTGAAATTTATGTTCATCGAGAATTGCGCGAATCGCTTTCACTCGTCCGTCAAACATATCGGAAGGAGCAACCATATCGCATCCCGCTTGTGCGTGTGTGAGCGCTTCGTTCGTGAGAAGTTCAAGCGATTCATCGTTCACAATTTCATTGCCTCGAACAATTCCGCAATGTCCGTGTGATGTATATTCACACATACACACATCGGTAATCACGTAAAGTTTCGGTACGTTTTTTTTGATTGCGCGAATTGCTTGCTGCACAACACCGTTTTCATTATACGCTTCGCTGCCAATTTCGTCTTTGTGTTCGGGAATACCGAAGAGAATCACTGCAGGAATTCCGAGTGATTCAATTTCTTTACATTCGTTCACGATTTCATCCGCCGACATTTGATACACGCCGGGCATTGATGAAACTTCTTTTTTCACTTTTGTTCCGGGACAAACAAACAGCGGATAAATAAAATCGTTCGTAGAAAGTTCTGTTTCGCGAACCATCGAGCGTAGTGTTTCCGTCATTCGCGTTCTGCGGAGACGTTGGAAGGGAAGATAAGTATTATTCATAAGTTACGTTAGTTGTTTTCTTTGTGTCCTTGTGCCTTTGTGGTTTTATTTCTTAACCACGAAGACACGAAGGCACAATTTTTTCATGGACAAAAATACGGAGAAGGGGAGAGGAAATAAAAATGTAAAGTAAAATCTGATTTTCTCTTCTCTTATACTTTTAGTTTATTCATCAACAAAAATTTCACACTATGGAAACATCAAAACTTTCAGCAAATGGATATATAACTGTTCCAGCACGACTGAGAAAAAAATATGGAATGAAGAAAGGAACTAAATACGTTTTTATTGAAGTAGGAGAAAATATTATACTTCAACCGATAACGAAAAATTATTTTGAAAAGTACGTTGGGATATTTAATGATGAAGGAAACGAACTTCAAATATTAATGGAAGAAAAAAAGTCAGAGAAAAAATTGTGATTGTTTTATTAGGAAATAAAAAATGGAATCAATGCCATTATCTTATCTGATTTTTGAAGATTACACTTGATACAAAGTATTCTCACATTTTTAGAACTATAACTTGTTCCTCCTTTTGAAAATGGTAAATCGTGGTCGTAATGTAAATTTTCAGTTACACCACACTTAACACATCTCCCGTTATCTCGATTCCAA
This genomic stretch from Ignavibacteria bacterium harbors:
- the cdd gene encoding cytidine deaminase produces the protein MKNNYKQLTEEAKSAKQFSHSPYSHFRVGAAVLTKSGKIFSGTNVENSSYSLTICAERTALFKAISEGEKKFSAIAISTDQKEFISPCGACRQVIMDLAGNIDVILSNNNGKTKSLKMKELLPHAFGEKYLKKVVE
- a CDS encoding methyltransferase, producing MKLKQLFRHVIWFFLYYGWLKHYFKFNTTTSLLGFSFTIFPSVFHPKFSFSSKIFATFISQLDLKYKTVLDMGTGSGIIGIVSASKEAMVTAIDINENAINCAKENASRNKVEKNISFNVGNLFSPISHSTKFDYIFFNPPFYPREVFTVAQHAWNAGENFYTIQRFASESNKYLNENGKIFFIISSDVDTEKICSFFHKNNFNTNLVFAKKLLFEEFFIYEVHL
- the corA gene encoding magnesium/cobalt transporter CorA; the protein is MSRRKKRISTKTGLAPGSLVYIGENEGEEMKFFLFDYDETNLIERETTNVSDCIALKEKPTITWINIDGINRPDVLEKLGNSYGLHPLVMEDILNTEQRPKLESYNDYLYIVLKMLTYSETSKEIIPEQVSIVLGKNFVLSFQEGIEGDVFNPVRERIRMGKGIIRKQNADFLVYALLDIIVDNYFIILEKLEEQIEILEEELTENPTPTTLSTIHRLRRNMIYLLKNIWPLREVINNMQREESSLIKTSTSIYLRDVYDHTIRVVESIESFREILTGMLDIYLSSINNKMNAVMKVLTIITTIFMPLSFIAGVYGMNFKFMPELEWQWGYITVLSVMLSIGGMMLLYFRKKDWL
- the hemL gene encoding glutamate-1-semialdehyde-2,1-aminomutase, with the translated sequence MKTIKSTFLFSKAQQHIPGGVNSPVRAFKSVGRNPLFISKANGAYIFDADGNKFIDYVMSWGPMILGHAHREVLSTISKAMKNGTSYGAPTELEMQMAEQIKKMFPSIELVRMVNSGTEATMSAIRVARAFTKKNKIIKFEGCYHGHGDSFLVKAGSGALTFGVPSSPGVPTEIASLTLNATYNNIQSVEKLIRENKNDVAAIIVEPIVGNMGVLLPKQNFLKQLRTLCDKEKIVLIFDEVITGFRLAQGGAQEYFNIKADLTTLGKIIGGGLPVGAYGGRKEIMELVAPLGPVYQAGTLSGNPLAMSAGLTLLRILSKKKILYKELEKKGKFLAENFRAIAKEKGIPITVNHIGSVLTVFFTEQEVYDYHTAVSCDTKTFTKYFNAMLEQGIYLPPSQFEAMFLSAAHTHSDLEKTVAAFRKALSKLH
- the hemB gene encoding porphobilinogen synthase; this translates as MNNTYLPFQRLRRTRMTETLRSMVRETELSTNDFIYPLFVCPGTKVKKEVSSMPGVYQMSADEIVNECKEIESLGIPAVILFGIPEHKDEIGSEAYNENGVVQQAIRAIKKNVPKLYVITDVCMCEYTSHGHCGIVRGNEIVNDESLELLTNEALTHAQAGCDMVAPSDMFDGRVKAIRAILDEHKFQNIPIMSYAAKYASGFYGPFREAAESTPKFGDRRSHQMDPANSNEALREVEADIAEGADIVMVKPAMPYLDIIRRVKDKFQMPTAAYNVSGEYSMVKAAAQLGWIDEQRVMLEMLTGIKRAGADLILTYFAKDAAKVLKK
- a CDS encoding AbrB/MazE/SpoVT family DNA-binding domain-containing protein; amino-acid sequence: METSKLSANGYITVPARLRKKYGMKKGTKYVFIEVGENIILQPITKNYFEKYVGIFNDEGNELQILMEEKKSEKKL